The Mycobacterium sp. EPa45 genomic interval CGAACCCGAAAAGCTCACGTCGTCTTCGGTCCAGATCTGACGAATCACCTGCAGTGCCTCATCGACGAGCGCGGCGCGTTGATCGAAATCCACACCCAAGGCCGCGAATTCGCCCTTGAGATACCCAACACCGACCGCCAGAGTGAACCGCCCGCCGGACAACACATCCAGACTGGCGCCCGCCTTGGCCACCAGGAACGGATTTCGATAGGGAAGTACGACGAGATTCGGGACCAACCGCAGTGTCGTGGTCACCGCGGCGGCATACGCCATGGCGACGAACGGGTCGAGCGCATCATGGCCGCCGGACTCCAGCCACCGTTGTGTGGGCGCAGGGTGGTCGGTGAAGCCGAAGCCGTGAAAACCGGCCTTCTCGGTGGCGACGGCCACCGCCGCCACACCTGATCCGGTGACCAGTTCCGGATGATACGGATGGGTGTGCATCGGATGAGTCAGGATGAACCTCACGTCGAATTCCTTTCGACACCAGCCGTCGTCAGCGACCCTCGAAGCGAGGCTCGCGCTTCTCGGTGAAGGCCGCGACGCCCTCGGCGACGTCGGCTGTGCCTGCCACCTGCTCGACCAGCAAGGCCTCGGTGGTGAAGGCCGCCGCCCGATCTACGTCGAGCGCCTGGTTGAGCATGGCCTTCGCCGCGGCGAGGGCCCGGGTCGGGCCGTTCGCGAGTCGCGTCGCCCATTCGTTGGCGGCGTTCTGCAACTCCTCGTTATTGGCCACCACCTTGTTCACCAGCCCGATGCGATGCGCCTCGCCCGCCGACAGCTCCTCACCGAACAGGATCAGTTGCTTGGCAACATTGAACGGCACCTTGCGCGTTAGCAGATATGCGGCTCCGCCGTCAGGCGCGAGTCCGCGCCGCACGAACAACTCGATCAAACGTGCACCTTCG includes:
- a CDS encoding enoyl-CoA hydratase/isomerase family protein → MSTGLTVRTDGAVLWLVLDRPEVGNSVTRAMQRDLIDNLAEASRDPAIRAVVFTASGEKHFCTGPNLRDPNMRPSQDRIPGDAARILRSGSQAVVAALLDCDKPVICALNGVAAGVGASMVLACDLIIAVEGARLIELFVRRGLAPDGGAAYLLTRKVPFNVAKQLILFGEELSAGEAHRIGLVNKVVANNEELQNAANEWATRLANGPTRALAAAKAMLNQALDVDRAAAFTTEALLVEQVAGTADVAEGVAAFTEKREPRFEGR
- a CDS encoding LLM class F420-dependent oxidoreductase, which gives rise to MRFILTHPMHTHPYHPELVTGSGVAAVAVATEKAGFHGFGFTDHPAPTQRWLESGGHDALDPFVAMAYAAAVTTTLRLVPNLVVLPYRNPFLVAKAGASLDVLSGGRFTLAVGVGYLKGEFAALGVDFDQRAALVDEALQVIRQIWTEDDVSFSGSHFEARGITAHPRPASCPPIWVGGNTAAARRRVVAHGDGWCPFAAPDALAKVTRTATMDAEDALAAGIDDLCRRCDAIGRDIATVDIAFNGLAGTPGTAEFNSGAYLEEVERLENLGVTAIQLSVPGDSLARALEAIDEFGATVVAHHRSRSLT